The Macaca nemestrina isolate mMacNem1 chromosome 6, mMacNem.hap1, whole genome shotgun sequence genome window below encodes:
- the LOC105463268 gene encoding aryl hydrocarbon receptor repressor isoform X2, translating to MCETLYSHLKKSLNGFALVVSAEGTIFYASATIVDYLGFHQTDVMHQNIYDYIHVDDRQDFCRQLHWAMDPPQVVFGQPPPLETGDDAVLGRLLRAQEWGAGAPTEYSAFLTRCFICRVRCLLDSTSGFLTMQFQGKLKFLFGQKKKAPSGAVLPPRLSLFCIVAPVLLPSTAEMKMRSALLRAKPRADTVATTDAKVKAATSLCESEPRGEPNYSAGRSSRESGVLVLREQTDAGRWAQVPTRAPCLCLRGSPNLVLDPKGCSGDREEEQHKMLSRASGVTGHRETPGPTKPLPWTAGRHGEDGARPRLQPSKSDPPCLRPTPRGSCLPYSCVQGTFRNSPVSHPPSPSLSAYSSRTSRPVRNVGEDQVHPPLCHFPQGSLQHRLPQPGAQRFATRGYPMEDVKLQGVPMPPGDLCGPTLLLDVPIKMEKDSGSEDAADGCVPSQVWLGASDRSHPATFPTRMHLKTEPDSRQQVYISHLGHGVRGTQPHGRATVGRSRELTPFHPAHCACLEPMHGLAQPEPPHQLCARGRGEQSCACRGAEATPVVKREPLDSPPWATHSQGAVPGMFPKSALATLVPPQASECTFLP from the exons ACAGACGTCATGCACCAGAACATTTACGACTACATCCACGTGGACGACCGCCAGGACTTCTGCCGGCAGCTCCACTGGGCCATGGACCCTCCCCAGGTGGTGTTTGGGCAGCCCCCGCCCTTGGAGACAG GAGATGACGCCGTCCTGGGGAGGCTTCTCAGGGCCCAGGAGTGGGGAGCAGGCGCGCCCACCGAGTACTCAGCCTTCCTGACCCGCTGCTTCATCTGCCGTGTGCGCTGCCTGCTGGACAGCACCTCGGGCTTCCTG ACGATGCAGTTTCAAGGAAAACTGAAATTCCTGTTTGGACAGAAGAAGAAGGCACCGTCGGGAGCCGTGCTCCCCCCGCGACTGTCGCTGTTCTGCATCGTGGCGCCCGTTCTCCTCCCCTCCACAGCGGAGATGAAAATGAGGAGTGCACTTCTGAGGGCAAAGCCCAGGGCAGACACCGTAGCCACCACGGATGCAAA AGTAAAAGCCGCCACCAGTCTGTGCGAATCGGAACCGCGTGGAGAACCCAATTACTCAGCAG GAAGGAGCAGCAGAGAAAGCGGCGTTTTGGTGCTCAGGGAACAGACTGACGCTGGCCGATGGGCACAGGTTCCCACCAGGGCTCCGTGCCTGTGCCTCCGGGGCAGCCCCAACCTTGTCCTCGACCCCAAGGGGTGCTCAGG GGACAGGGAGGAGGAGCAGCACAAGATGCTGAGCAGGGCCTCCGGAGTGACAGGGCACAGGGAGACTCCAGGACCCACGAAGCCCCTGCCCTGGACAGCGGGAAGGCACGGTGAGGATGGTGCCAGGCCGAGGCTGCAGCCCAGCAAGAGTGACCCACCCTGCCTGCGCCCCACGCCCCGCGGCTCCTGCCTGCCCTACTCGTGTGTCCAGGGCACTTTCAGGAACTCGCCCGTCTCTCACCCGCCGAGCCCATCCCTCAGTGCCTACTCCAGCCGGACCAGCAGACCTGTGCGGAATGTCGGTGAGGACCAGGTGCACCCTCCCCTCTGCCACTTTCCCCAGGGGAGCCTGCAGCACCGGCTCCCTCAGCCTGGAGCTCAGCGTTTTGCCACGAGGGGCTATCCCATGGAGGACGTGAAGCTGCAGGGTGTGCCGATGCCTCCGGGGGACCTGTGCGGTCCGACGCTGCTGCTAGATGTGCCCATCAAGATGGAGAAGGACTCTGGGTCTGAGGATGCTGCAGACGGCTGTGTGCCCAGCCAGGTGTGGCTGGGGGCCAGTGACAGGAGCCATCCAGCCACCTTCCCTACCAGGATGCACCTGaaaacagagccagactctcGGCAACAGGTGTACATCTCGCACCTGGGGCACGGCGTGCGGGGGACTCAGCCTCATGGCAGGGCCACTGTTGGGCGCAGCAGGGAGCTGACCCCTTTCCACCCTGCACACTGTGCCTGCCTGGAGCCCATGCACGGCCTTGCCCAGCCAGAGCCTCCCCACCAGCTCTGTGCACGGGGCCGAGGCGAACAGTCCTGCGCCTGCAGAGGTGCTGAGGCCACCCCTGTGGTCAAGCGGGAGCCCCTGGACTCACCCCCGTGGGCTACTCACAGCCAGGGAGCGGTGCCTGGGATGTTTCCCAAAAGTGCCTTGGCAACGCTGGTCCCGCCCCAAGCTTCGGAGTGCACGTTCCTCCCGTAG